The Nitrospira sp. CR1.1 genome window below encodes:
- a CDS encoding transposase, with the protein KMTPVEDSNVGLIGLPPARVNGSLHSRGEINCVWSRFRLYYGSEFASRVMDAWAYRHDIHLDFIRPGKPVENGFIESFNGRLRDECLNVEVFFTLDGARETLARWQADYNLCRPHSALEDQAPAAFAAEWAMTDNTAGESPELLETVT; encoded by the coding sequence GAAGATGACTCCTGTCGAGGACTCCAACGTGGGGCTCATAGGTCTCCCTCCTGCTAGAGTGAATGGATCCCTGCATTCTAGAGGAGAGATAAACTGCGTATGGTCTCGCTTCCGCTTATACTATGGCAGCGAATTTGCCAGTCGCGTCATGGATGCCTGGGCCTATCGCCACGACATTCACCTCGACTTTATTCGACCAGGCAAGCCGGTCGAGAATGGGTTCATCGAGAGTTTTAATGGGCGGCTTCGCGATGAATGTCTGAATGTGGAAGTCTTCTTCACGCTTGACGGTGCGCGGGAGACGTTGGCGCGGTGGCAGGCAGACTACAATCTCTGCCGCCCACACAGTGCACTGGAAGATCAGGCACCGGCAGCCTTTGCGGCGGAGTGGGCCATGACCGACAATACCGCCGGCGAGTCCCCTGAATTATTGGAGACCGTCACGTGA